One segment of Carya illinoinensis cultivar Pawnee chromosome 1, C.illinoinensisPawnee_v1, whole genome shotgun sequence DNA contains the following:
- the LOC122278112 gene encoding heat stress transcription factor A-6b-like isoform X1: MYPQGRVKEDFPAGASSWFFSDTAPSIKIPPPQPREGLHGTGPPPFLTKTYDIVDDLTTNHIVSWSRGNNSFVVWDPQSFAMSLLPRYFKHNNFSSFVRQLNTYFLTPVVHVPHETPKLDNMKVDPDRWEFANEGFLRGRKHLLKTIRRRKTPQAHASQQALDTCVEVGRFGLDGEVDWLRRDKQVLMVELAKLRQQQQNTGTYLQAMGDRLRKTELKQQQMMSFLARAMQNPNFLQRLVQQHRRKELEEVVNKKRRRAIHDQGPSNLEVGELSEFERQDHDNMSEFEASELEELAMNMHGLGGSQNNPEEEHIEKEEEHERRDKDLEEGFWENLLNEANIEEEIIGILGVE, translated from the exons ATGTATCCTCAAGGTCGAGTGAAGGAGGACTTCCCTGCAGGAGCAAGCAGCTGGTTCTTTTCGGACACGGCGCCATCTATAAAAATTCCTCCTCCTCAACCAAGGGAGGGACTCCATGGCACAGGTCCTCCACCTTTCCTTACCAAAACGTATGACATCGTCGACGATCTCACCACAAACCATATCGTTTCTTGGAGTAGAGGGAACAACAGCTTTGTTGTTTGGGATCCCCAGTCCTTTGCCATGAGTCTTCTCCCCAGATACTTCAAGCACAACAATTTCTCAAGCTTTGTCAGGCAGCTCAACACTTAT TTTCTTACACCTGTGGTTCATGTTCCTCATGAGACACCTAAATTGGATAACAT GAAGGTTGATCCTGATAGGTGGGAGTTTGCCAATGAAGGGTTTCTTAGAGGACGCAAGCATCTTCTAAAGACTATTAGGAGGAGGAAGACACCGCAAGCCCATGCTTCACAGCAGGCTCTGGACACTTGTGTTGAAGTTGGACGGTTTGGATTAGACGGAGAAGTTGATTGGTTGAGGCGTGACAAGCAGGTTTTAATGGTGGAACTGGCGAAGCTTCGACAGCAACAACAGAATACTGGAACTTACCTCCAAGCAATGGGGGATAGACTTAGAAAGACAGAGCTCAAGCAGCAACAGATGATGAGTTTCTTGGCAAGAGCAATGCAGAATCCCAACTTTTTACAACGGCTAGTTCAGCAGCACAGACGAAAAGAGCTCGAGGAAGTGGTGAATAAGAAGAGAAGGCGAGCTATTCATGATCAAGGACCTAGTAACCTTGAAGTTGGCGAACTATCTGAGTTTGAGCGTCAGGATCACGACAACATGTCCGAGTTTGAAGCTTCAGAGCTGGAAGAACTTGCTATGAACATGCACGGACTAGGTGGGAGCCAAAATAACCCTGAGGAAGAACATATAGAGAAAGAAGAGGAACATGAAAGAAGAGATAAGGACCTTGAGGAGGGGTTCTGGGAAAATCTGTTAAATGAGGCTAATATCGAAGAAGAAATAATTGGTATCCTGGGTGTTGAATag
- the LOC122278112 gene encoding heat stress transcription factor A-6b-like isoform X2, producing MYPQGRVKEDFPAGASSWFFSDTAPSIKIPPPQPREGLHGTGPPPFLTKTYDIVDDLTTNHIVSWSRGNNSFVVWDPQSFAMSLLPRYFKHNNFSSFVRQLNTYVDPDRWEFANEGFLRGRKHLLKTIRRRKTPQAHASQQALDTCVEVGRFGLDGEVDWLRRDKQVLMVELAKLRQQQQNTGTYLQAMGDRLRKTELKQQQMMSFLARAMQNPNFLQRLVQQHRRKELEEVVNKKRRRAIHDQGPSNLEVGELSEFERQDHDNMSEFEASELEELAMNMHGLGGSQNNPEEEHIEKEEEHERRDKDLEEGFWENLLNEANIEEEIIGILGVE from the exons ATGTATCCTCAAGGTCGAGTGAAGGAGGACTTCCCTGCAGGAGCAAGCAGCTGGTTCTTTTCGGACACGGCGCCATCTATAAAAATTCCTCCTCCTCAACCAAGGGAGGGACTCCATGGCACAGGTCCTCCACCTTTCCTTACCAAAACGTATGACATCGTCGACGATCTCACCACAAACCATATCGTTTCTTGGAGTAGAGGGAACAACAGCTTTGTTGTTTGGGATCCCCAGTCCTTTGCCATGAGTCTTCTCCCCAGATACTTCAAGCACAACAATTTCTCAAGCTTTGTCAGGCAGCTCAACACTTAT GTTGATCCTGATAGGTGGGAGTTTGCCAATGAAGGGTTTCTTAGAGGACGCAAGCATCTTCTAAAGACTATTAGGAGGAGGAAGACACCGCAAGCCCATGCTTCACAGCAGGCTCTGGACACTTGTGTTGAAGTTGGACGGTTTGGATTAGACGGAGAAGTTGATTGGTTGAGGCGTGACAAGCAGGTTTTAATGGTGGAACTGGCGAAGCTTCGACAGCAACAACAGAATACTGGAACTTACCTCCAAGCAATGGGGGATAGACTTAGAAAGACAGAGCTCAAGCAGCAACAGATGATGAGTTTCTTGGCAAGAGCAATGCAGAATCCCAACTTTTTACAACGGCTAGTTCAGCAGCACAGACGAAAAGAGCTCGAGGAAGTGGTGAATAAGAAGAGAAGGCGAGCTATTCATGATCAAGGACCTAGTAACCTTGAAGTTGGCGAACTATCTGAGTTTGAGCGTCAGGATCACGACAACATGTCCGAGTTTGAAGCTTCAGAGCTGGAAGAACTTGCTATGAACATGCACGGACTAGGTGGGAGCCAAAATAACCCTGAGGAAGAACATATAGAGAAAGAAGAGGAACATGAAAGAAGAGATAAGGACCTTGAGGAGGGGTTCTGGGAAAATCTGTTAAATGAGGCTAATATCGAAGAAGAAATAATTGGTATCCTGGGTGTTGAATag